The window CCACGAGAGCGGTCGTCAGCACCCCGCCGCGGCTGCCAGGACCCCACAGGCTTCAGTGAGCCTGGCGGCCGAGAGGGTGGTCACCCGCTGCCGGAAGACTTCTCTCGGCAGCGTGTGGATGTTGTCGAAGTTGACGACGCAGTCCGTGGGAACGCCGTCCACGACAGCCGATAGGTCGAGCTCGGAGACGAGTCCCCGCCGCGTGCGGGTGAGTGCGGCGACCACCACCGATCCGATGCGGGCAGCGACAGGGTCACGGGTGACCACCAGCACGGGACGATCGCCGCCGGGCGTGGCGGCGAACCAGATGTCACCCCGCTGCATCAGCCCAGTCCGACCAGTCCTCAGCCGGGCCCCAGTCAGCGATCGCTCCGAACGATCGCTCACCTTCGTCCAGGGGTGGTGACGTCCGCCTCCGCCGGATGACCGATCCACGCGACGTTACGACCTGAGCTTCCCGGCGAGCGGGTTCAGGACGAAGTCGAAGCGTGCGGTCGCGTGCGGCTGGCCGCGACCGCCTGCCGTCATCTCGGATCGCTCGTCGGGATGCTCGAGCTTGAGGATCAGTTCATCCTTGACCGCATCGATGGTGTCGTCGTCGAGCCAGGCGTCACCGGGGAGAAAGAGCATGGTCGTCAACGCCTGGTGACCGGGTGCGTCCACCTTGATGTGGATGTGAGCCGGGCGGAAGGCATGCCGTCCCAATCGTTCGAGGAGACGGCCGACCGGTCCGTCGTTCTTCACTTCGTACGGGGCGGGTATCGGTGTCACGAACTCGTAGCATCCGTCGGCGTCGGCGCGCAGCTTCCCACGGAGATCGTGCTCGGGAAGAGCCGGGTTCTGGTGGTCGTACAGCCCGTGATGGTCGGACTGCCACACGTCGATGGTCGCGCCAGGCACAGCCCTCCCCGAGACGTTCCGCACCTCCCCCGAGAGGACGAGCAACGGGGCATCCTCGACCGAACGGCCGATCCGGTACGGCGGCTCGAGCTCCGGCGAGTCGTCGTCGTAGAACGGACCCTCGACGTTGGTGGGTGTCCCGTCCTCACCGTGGTGGTCCTTCGCGTCCACGTAGACCGACAGGTGGAGGACGTCTGAGAGCAGGACGAACTCGTCAGCTCGGCCGACCTCGGTGAGGAAGGCGAGCATCTGCATCCATTCGTCCGCTGTGACGTCGAGCTCGTCGATCAACCAGCGGACCTGTTCCACGAGTCTCGCGACCACCTGATCGAGCTTCTCGTTGGTCTCCACCATCGTCACCTCCTACGAGTCACCCATCGTCGGGAGCAGGGTTTCGACGGCGCGTTCGATGTCGACCTCGTACTTCAGAAGGACGTTGAGCGTGTCCTCCACGAGCTGTCGGTTGAGCTCATCGGCTCCCAGCTGCACCAACGTCCGCGCCCAGTCGATGGTCTCCGATATCGCTGGTTTCTTCTTCAGATCCATTGTCCGGAGCCGCGCCACGAGCTGGGTCAGTTGGTCGGCCAGATGTTCGCCGATGTCCGGCACACGGACCCGCACGATGTCTCGTTCCCGTGACGGTTGCGGGTAGCCGAGGTGCAGGAACAGGCAGCGTCGCTTGAGCGCCTCGGAGAGGTCCCTCGTGTTGTTGGAGGTCAGGAGCACGAGCGGGTAGCGGCCCGCCGTCACGGTGCCGAGCTCGGGGATCGAGACCTGGAACTCCGACAGCACCTCCAGCATGAGAGCTTCGGTCTCCGCCTCGACACGGTCGACCTCGTCGATGAGCAGTACGGCTGTGGCGGTGGAGCGGATGGAACGCAACAACGGCCGTTCCAGCAGGTAACCCTCGGCGAAGATGTCCTCTTCGACGTCGTCCCAGCTGCGGCCGGATCCCTGGTCGGCCTGGATCCGGAGGAGCTGCTTCTTGTAGTTCCACTCGTAGAGGGCCTTGGCTTCATCGAGCCCCTCGTAGCACTGGAGCCGTATGAGGTCGGCCGAGAGCAGCCGCGCCAAGGACTTCGCCAACTCCGTCTTGCCGACCCCAGCAGGGCCCTCGACCAATACCGGCTTCTCGAGCCGGTCAGCCAAGAAGATGGTTCGAGCGATCCGGGCATCGGGGAGGTAGTCGACGGACCGGAGTCCCTCTGCGACGTCCTCGGGGCTCGCGAAGCGGTGGGTCACGTGATCCTCTCGGTTAGTTCGGTTTCCGGGCCTCGGGGTCCAGCTCCTCGCCAAGCTCAGCGGGCGCCTTGCCCGTCGGGGGGATCGGCTCATCTTCGTCGAGCGGCGTGGCCAAGACCAGTCGGCGCTGTAGAGGGAACAGCTGGAGGTGCCAGCGGCTGGTGATCAGCCCCCATACGCCGTGCGGGGCGCGGAGCATCGTCACGATCGCGAGCACGCCCAGCAGGATCAGGAACCAGGTGCCGTAGTCCGCCAGCGACTCTCGGAGGACGAAGAAGATGATGGTGCCCAAGATTGGTCCCTCGACGGTTCCGATACCTCCTATGAGCACGATGAAGATCATGAAGATCATCCACTCGATACCGAAGGCTGCGGTCGGTTGCACGCGCAGGAGGTTGAGGTAGATGAGTGCTCCGGCCAGCCCGGTCCCGAAGGCCGCAACCGACCAGATCACGAACTTCACGCGGTAGGTGTTGACCCCGACGCTGTCCGCGGAGGTCTCGCTGTCTCGCAGGGCGGTCAGAGCCAGACCCAACTTCGAGCGGAGGAT of the Actinomycetota bacterium genome contains:
- a CDS encoding type II toxin-antitoxin system PemK/MazF family toxin — encoded protein: MQRGDIWFAATPGGDRPVLVVTRDPVAARIGSVVVAALTRTRRGLVSELDLSAVVDGVPTDCVVNFDNIHTLPREVFRQRVTTLSAARLTEACGVLAAAAGC
- a CDS encoding hydroxyquinol 1,2-dioxygenase, producing the protein MVETNEKLDQVVARLVEQVRWLIDELDVTADEWMQMLAFLTEVGRADEFVLLSDVLHLSVYVDAKDHHGEDGTPTNVEGPFYDDDSPELEPPYRIGRSVEDAPLLVLSGEVRNVSGRAVPGATIDVWQSDHHGLYDHQNPALPEHDLRGKLRADADGCYEFVTPIPAPYEVKNDGPVGRLLERLGRHAFRPAHIHIKVDAPGHQALTTMLFLPGDAWLDDDTIDAVKDELILKLEHPDERSEMTAGGRGQPHATARFDFVLNPLAGKLRS
- a CDS encoding MoxR family ATPase encodes the protein MSRSPRRARRPLSLARSWTPRPGNRTNREDHVTHRFASPEDVAEGLRSVDYLPDARIARTIFLADRLEKPVLVEGPAGVGKTELAKSLARLLSADLIRLQCYEGLDEAKALYEWNYKKQLLRIQADQGSGRSWDDVEEDIFAEGYLLERPLLRSIRSTATAVLLIDEVDRVEAETEALMLEVLSEFQVSIPELGTVTAGRYPLVLLTSNNTRDLSEALKRRCLFLHLGYPQPSRERDIVRVRVPDIGEHLADQLTQLVARLRTMDLKKKPAISETIDWARTLVQLGADELNRQLVEDTLNVLLKYEVDIERAVETLLPTMGDS